The Nitrospira sp. genomic interval AGATTCTTGAGCTTCGTGAAGAAGGGGTGCCGCTGAGTGAGGTGGCGGTCCTCTTTCGTTCAAGCTTCCATTCTTTTGATTTGGAAATCGAGCTGTCTCGCAAGGGGCTTCCTTTCATTAAGCGCGGTGGGGTGAAGTTTATCGAAACAGCTCATGTCAAGGATCTGCTGGCCCATGTGCGAGTCGTCGCAAATCCCCTTGATACGGTGAGCTGGCATCGCGTGTTGCTATTGGTGGAAGGGGTGGGGCCGAAGAAGGCCCAGGATTTGCTCGCTGCGATTGTGAAAGCTGAGCAACCCTATGACGTGTTGCGCGGAGTGAGTGGCCGTTCCAGCCAGGGTCTCAAGAACCTGGCCAACACGCTGGAGAGTCTCGCTGGATCAGACGATCGGAAACCGGCTGAACAGGTCAATCATATCTACGAGTACTATCTCCCGATCCTCAAGGACCAGTACGACGATTACCCTAAGCGCACAAGGGATCTCGACCACCTCTATACGATCGCCGATGGGTACCATGGCATCGACGAATTTCTTGCCGATCTGGCGCTGGAACCGCCTGATGGAAGTGCCGTGAATGTAGAAGCGCCTGATCGCGATGATGAACGGATGGTACTCTCGACGATTCATTCTGCGAAGGGGTTGGAGTGGCAGTGTGTCTTTGTGATCTGGGTGGTCGACGGCCGGTTTCCTTCCGCCTATTCCTTTCTTGCCGACGATGAACTGGAGGAAGAGCGGCGGCTTTTTTATGTGGCCGTGACGCGAGCCAAGCGGCATTTATTTATGACATACCCCATCAATGTGTACGACAAGACCAGCGGGATGTTGCTATCGAAGCCCTCACGCTTTCTGGATCATGTGTCCTCGGACCTGCTTGATACCCTCGCATTGGTAGAGGAAGGCGGACGGGAGGATTGGGGAATGACGCGAGACCCCTATTATTGATGTGAGTGTGTTATCGTGACGTATCACGCCTGTTTTCTATCCGCATGAGCGACCGCCCAATTCGATTGCTCCTCGTATTATTGTGGTGTTGCTGGTCTGGGTCAGCTTTTCTCGCTGAGGCATCCGTCACATCTCTGAACCAGCAAGGTAGTGCCGGCCAAACGTGGGTGCGTGTTCTCGCTGACGCGGAACGGCTCCGGTTGCCTGCGAAGTTTCTGAAGGCGCTCCCACCGGACTTTATTCAGTTTGAGTTCGATGATCTTCGGACCTACGCCGCCGAGTACCATCCCGGAGGGCATCGGATGGTCCTGAACCGGTCGTTGTCCTTTAACGCTGCGGGGAGGGTTCTCAAGCCGCTTGCCCAGATGACGCACAAGGAACTGGAGGTGCTCTATCATGAACTGTTTCATGCGTATATGGACTATCTCAGTCTCATAGAGGCGCAATCTCGTGAGGCCGGTAGCCGTTCAAACGATCTGCTGGGCTTCGCCCGAGAGCAGCAAGTCTGTCGCTATAGTGAAGTGAAAATAGCGCCGATTGTTCAGCGACAGAATGAAATGGAGTCGCGCTACTTGACGCAGGCCGAGTCATGGGAAGCGCTGAATGAAACATGGGCGGTCTTTATTGGCTGGACCGTATGGAATCAGCTTGAGGTGCAGCACAAGACCGGGAAATCCATGTTTCAGGAGCGGGGACACGCTCATCGATGGATACGGCGACTCAAAACGGCATTTGAGAAAGTGGAACTCCGAGGGTACTATGTCCCGGAAGATCCCGAAGAACGACGTCTTGCCCAGAAGCGATATTTGGCGAAACCGTCACAGCTCACACCACGGGAAGCCGTGGTTTTGATGAGGCAAGTCCTTGGTTTTCAGTATGATTTTGTTGAGGAGTTGGAAGCATCATTTGGGTCATCTCAGCCATCTTCCTGTTAGGCTGCCGAGGGAACGATAAATTAAAAAAAGTACCGGAGCCGAATTCCCCTCTTGACATGACGAAAGTTCATCAATAGAATCCAGCGTTTCCTAACCTAGCCTGTCCGAGCACTTCAGTGAATCAATCTTCGAGGATTGAGGAAGAGAGCTGTGCACGGGTAGGCCTGCTTGTCTTTGTTGAGCGGTTGGTCGGTGAGCGCGTTTTCTGTGTGCTGAATTTGATTGATCGAGAACGATGAAGTATCGCGGGCAGGTACCCAAGTGGCCAAAGGGGGCAGACTGTAAATCTGCTGGCTTATGTCTTCCAAGGTTCGAATCCTTGCCTGCCCACCAAACCGCGCTTGTGTGGGTCGGCGAGCTTCTTTATGTGGAGTGCGCCGGATAAAAGCTTCAGGTGTTTGGCATTGATGAATGCATGAATCGAGAAAATTACGGAAAAGGCGGGCGTAGCTCAGTGGTAGAGTTCCAGCCTTCCAAGCTGGCTGTCGTGGGTTCAAATCCCATCGCCCGCTCCAAGAAAAATGTGCTAGGGCGGTAAGAGTCAATTGGCGAGCATTTGGTAGTGGCAATCAATTAGTGGAGAGAGGGCTAGGTTCACGAATGACCTCTGGCGTGTCGAGTGCCCACGTAGCTCAGTTGGTAGAGCACGTCCTTGGTAAGGACGAGGTCACGCGTTCGATCCGCGTCGTGGGCTCCATGCAGGGCTTACTTGATCCGGGGTGCGAGTAGTAGGACGCGACGGGTTGAGATCTTCGGTGTTCTAGACAAAGGGGTGGCATTATGGCGAAGGCGAAATACGAGCGGAAGAAGCCGCACGTGAATATTGGGACGATTGGGCACGTGGACCATGGGAAGACGACGTTGACGGCAGCGTTGACGAAGGTATGTGCGGATCGGGGGATGGCGAAGTATGTCCCGTATGACGAAGTGGCAAAAGCCAGTGAGAGTCAGGGGCGACGAGATGCGACCAAGATCATGACGATTGCCATTAGCCACGTCGAGTATGAGACGGATAACCGCCATTATGCCCACGTGGATTGTCCGGGGCACGCGGATTACGTGAAGAACATGATCACCGGCGCGGCGCAGATGGATGGGGCGATTCTGGTGGTGAGTGCGGCGGACGGGCCGATGCCGCAGACGCGGGAGCACATTCTGTTGGCGCGGCAGGTGGGGGTGCCCTACATCGTGGTGTTTTTGAACAAGGCCGACAAAGTCGATGACAAGGAGTTGTTGGAGTTGGTGGAGCTGGAAGTGCGGGAGTTGCTCACGAAGTATGGGTTTCCGGGGGACGAGACCCCGATCATTCATGGGAGTGCGTTGAAGGCGGTGGAGGCGGATCCTGGGGAATTGGGGGTGCCGTCCATCATGAAGCTGTTGGCGGCGGTGGATACGTACATTCCAACACCGCAGCGGCCGATTGACAAGCCGTTTCTCATGCCGATTGAAGATGTGTTTACCATCAGTGGCCGCGGGACGGTCGTCACGGGGCGGTGCGAGCGGGGCATTGTGAAGGTGGGCGATGAAATCGAGATAGTGGGGCTTCGGCCGACGCAGACCACGATCGTGACGGGTGTGGAGATGTTCCGCAAGGTGCTGGATGAGGGGCAGGCGGGAGACAACGTCGGGGTGCTGTTGCGGGGTACGAAGAAAGAAGATGTGGAGCGAGGGATGGTGTTGTGCAAAGCGAAGACCATCACGCCGCATACGAAGTTCAAGGCAGAGATTTATGTGTTGACGAAAGAAGAAGGCGGGCGGCACACGCCGTTCTTCAATGGGTATCGGCCGCAGTTCTACTTCCGGACGACGGATGTGACGGGGATCGTGCAGTTGAATCCGGGTGTAGAGATGGTGATGCCGGGCGACAATGTCAGTGTGACGGGAGAGTTGATCAGTCCGATCGCAATGGATCAGGGGTTGCGGTTTGCCGTGCGTGAGGGTGGCAAGACTGTGGGCTCGGGGGTCGTGACGGAAATTCTGGCGTAGCGAAGCAAGTGGGCAGAAAGTAAGTCAACGCGAGAGTGCGTGTTGGCTGCGATCCTGTCGGTTTGTATCGAGGAGAAAGAGATGCGTGAAATCATTAGCATGGCTTGTACGCTCTGCAAGCAGCGGAATTACTCAACCATGAAAAACAAGAAGAACGATCCGGATCGGTTGGAACGAAGCAAGTTTTGTAAGTTTTGCCGCAAGCACGTGCCTCATAAAGAGGTGAAATAGGCCCGGGCGAGAGGGGATGGATGGAATCGTTCGGGGTGGAGAGCCTCACCGATTGGCTGATGCCTCACACCTTGCGTTCGAGTAGGGGCATGGTGTCAATGGTAGCACATCGGTCTCCAAAACCGAGAGTCTAGGTTCAAATCCTAGTGCCCCTGCCAAGTCTCGTATGCGCGATCCGGAGGTCTGTCGGAATTGAGCTTGATGTGGGGTAGGCCCTGTAAGTTTTTTGCGGGTATATAGATAAGAGTGGATTGCAGTATCAATTGGCCTTGCAATCGGAGTTGGCAGATTGAGTATGATGCGGGGCGGTGATGGGTGTGAGTCAGTTATTCGGAATCGCGTGATTAGGCAACGGAGTCACAGATGTTTAAGCGTATGACAGAGACGATTCGGCTGTTCGTGACGGACGTGAGGGCAGAGCTGAAAAAAGTTTCCTTTCCGAGTCGCGCGGAAACCATCGGGTCAACGACGGTGGTGATCGTGTTCTGTATTGTAATGTCGCTGTACTTATCAGTCATTGACTCATTCCTTTCATGGTTGGTTGCGAAATTCATCTAAATCTGGC includes:
- the secE gene encoding preprotein translocase subunit SecE; amino-acid sequence: MFKRMTETIRLFVTDVRAELKKVSFPSRAETIGSTTVVIVFCIVMSLYLSVIDSFLSWLVAKFI
- the rpmG gene encoding 50S ribosomal protein L33 — protein: MREIISMACTLCKQRNYSTMKNKKNDPDRLERSKFCKFCRKHVPHKEVK
- the tuf gene encoding elongation factor Tu; the protein is MAKAKYERKKPHVNIGTIGHVDHGKTTLTAALTKVCADRGMAKYVPYDEVAKASESQGRRDATKIMTIAISHVEYETDNRHYAHVDCPGHADYVKNMITGAAQMDGAILVVSAADGPMPQTREHILLARQVGVPYIVVFLNKADKVDDKELLELVELEVRELLTKYGFPGDETPIIHGSALKAVEADPGELGVPSIMKLLAAVDTYIPTPQRPIDKPFLMPIEDVFTISGRGTVVTGRCERGIVKVGDEIEIVGLRPTQTTIVTGVEMFRKVLDEGQAGDNVGVLLRGTKKEDVERGMVLCKAKTITPHTKFKAEIYVLTKEEGGRHTPFFNGYRPQFYFRTTDVTGIVQLNPGVEMVMPGDNVSVTGELISPIAMDQGLRFAVREGGKTVGSGVVTEILA